The following coding sequences are from one Culex quinquefasciatus strain JHB chromosome 1, VPISU_Cqui_1.0_pri_paternal, whole genome shotgun sequence window:
- the LOC6034715 gene encoding derlin-2, with protein sequence MAYQTLRQEYFQIPVVTRAYTTACVITTLSVHLEIVTPFQLYFNPTLILEHYQLWRLGTTFLFFGTFGFNFLFNMIFTYRYCRMLEEGSFRGRSADFIMMFFFGGILMIIFAFFVNLLFLGQAFTIMLVYVWSRRNPFIRMNFFGILNFQAPYLPWVLLGFSVLIGNTIWVDLMGIVVGHIYYFLEDVFPDQINGFHVIKTPQFLKNMFDEPIEDADYTALPEDRPGGFNWGREVENNANNEAQNNERRDGM encoded by the exons ATGGCATACCAAACGCTGCGGCAAGAATACTTCCAGATTCCGGTTGTAACACGGGCTTACACTACGGCATGTGTTATAACAACATTATCTGTA CATCTGGAGATCGTAACGCCCTTCCAGCTGTACTTCAACCCCACACTTATATTAGAACACTACCAGCTATGGCGACTGGGCACCACGTTCCTGTTTTTTGGCACATTCGGGTTTAACTTCCTTTTCAACATGATCTTCACATACAG GTACTGCCGAATGCTAGAGGAAGGGTCCTTCCGGGGAAGAAGTGCAGATTTTATAATGATGTTTTTCTTCGGTGGCATCCTTATGATT ATATTTGCATTCTTCGTTAACCTTTTATTCTTAGGACAAGCATTTACAATCATGTTGGTATACGTCTGGTCGCGAAGGAATCCGTTCATTCGCATGAACTTTTTCGGGATCTTAAACTTCCAG GCTCCATATCTACCGTGGGTGCTGCTAGGATTCTCCGTACTTATTGGCAACACAATCTGGGTAGACTTAATGGGAATAGTAGTCGGACACATTTATTATTTCTTGGAAGACGTGTTTCCAGATCAAATCAATGGATTCCATGTCATAAAAACGCCCCAGTTTTT GAAAAACATGTTCGACGAACCGATTGAGGACGCCGATTACACAGCTCTGCCGGAAGACCGCCCGGGCGGCTTCAACTGGGGACGAGAAGTGGAAAACAATGCCAACAATGAAGCACAAAACAACGAACGGCGGGATGGAATGTGA